The following is a genomic window from Amycolatopsis acidiphila.
CGCGCATTCGGACGAGGAGCTGTCGTTCCTCGCCACCCAGGTCGTGGGCACCCCCCAGGACGACGGGGTGACCTTCGCGGCGCTCGAGAAGGCGCCGACGGTGCTGTGCGTGGCCTTCGAGCCGGAGGACGAGGCGCCGATCGTGTTCCTGCGGCTGCGCAAGGCGGCCCGCAAGCGCACCGCGAAGATCGTCCACCTGGGACAGTGGACGACGTCCTCGGTCCGCAAGACCTTCGGTGAGCTGCTGGCCTGCCCGCCCGGCGGGGAGCCCGCCGCGCTGGCGGCCCTCGCGTCGCATGCGCCCGACCTGGACGCGGCACTGACCGCCGAGGGCGCGGTGATCCTCGTCGGCGAGCGTGCCGCCGAGGTGCCGGGCCTGTTCTCCGCCGTGCACGAGCTGGCCGCGCGGACGGGCGCCAGGGTCGCGTGGATCCCGCGGCGCGCCGGCGAGCGGGGTGCGCTGGAGGCCGGCGCCGCGCCGACGCTGCTGCCCGGTGGCCGTCCGGTCACCGACGCGGCGGCTCGCGCGGAGGTCGAAAGCTCCTGGGGCGTCTCGGTTCCCGCCGAACCGGGCCGCGACACCAGCGGCATCGTCGCGGCGCTCGCGGACGGTTCGCTGAGCGGCGTCCTTGTCGGCGGCGTCGATCCGAACGACCTGCCGGATCCCGGGCTGGCGCGACGTGCGCTGGAGCAAGCCGATTTCGTGGTGAGCCTGGAGCTGCGGCCCAGCGACGTCACGGAGCGCGCCGACGTGGTCCTGCCGATCGCGCCGGACGTCGAGAAGGCGGGCAGCTACCTGAACTGGGAGGGCCGCCGCCGCCCGTTCGACATCACGCTGGAGAACACCGGGGCGCTGCCCGACTGCCGGGTGCTCGACACCCTGGCCGTCGAGATGGACGCGGACCTGTTCACCCAGACCTCGGCCGCCGCGTACGGCGATCTGGCCCGGTTGCCGCTTTGGGTGACGCGCCCGCCGTTCGTGCCGGTCGCCGCTTCGCCCGCCGGGCGGGAGCTCGACCGCGGGCAGGTCCGGCTGGCGACCTGGCGGCAGCTGCTGGACAACGGATCGCTGCAGGCCGGCGAGCCGCACCTGGCCGGGACGGCGCGTCGCGCGGTGGCGCGGGTGTCGCCGGTCGCGGCGCGCGAGCTGGGCGAGACGGTCACGGTGTCCAACGAGCGGGGTTCGATCACGCTGCCGGTCGAGGCGGCCGACGTGCCGGACGGGGTCGTCTGGCTGCCCGCCGACTCCGACGGTTCCCGCGTGCGGGCCACACTCGGCGCCGGGCACGGGGCAGAGGTTTCCATCGAGGCGGGAGGCGAGCGATGACACCGTTACTCGCGCAGGAACAGCTGACCAGGGCGGAGCTGCTGGCCGACGACCCGTGGTGGCTGATCCTGATCAAGGCCGTCGTGATCCTGCTGATCGGGCCGATCCTGACGATCCTGCTGATCGTCTGGGAGCGCAAGGCGGTCGGGCGGATGCAGAACCGTCCCGGCCCCAACCGCGTCGGCCCGAACGGCTACCTGCAGTCCCTCGCGGACGCGATCAAGCTGCCGTTCAAGGAACAGATCATCCCGGACACCGCCGACCGCAAGGTGTACTTCCTCGCGCCGGTGATCGCGGTGGTGCCTTCGCTGATCGCGCTGGCGGCGATCCCGTTCGGGCCCGAGGTGTCGATCTTCGGACAGCGCACGGTGCTGCAGCTGGTCGACCTGCCGGTCGGGGTGCTGGTGATCCTGGCCTGCTCGTCGGTCGGGGTCTACGGGATCGTGCTCGCGGGCTGGTCCTCGGGCTCGCCGTACCCGCTGCTGGGCGGGTTGCGCTCGGCGGCGCAGGTGATCTCCTACGAGATCGCGATGGGCCTGTCGATCGTCGCGGTGGTGCTGTACGCGCAGTCGATGTCCACCGGGGACATCGTGAACGCGCAGGCGCACGGCTGGTACTTCTACCTGACGATCCCGAGCTTCGTGATCTACCTGATCTCGATGGTCGGCGAGACGAACCGGGCGCCGTTCGACCTGCCGGAGGCGGAGTCGGAGCTGGTCGGCGGGTTCCACACCGAGTACTCGTCGATGAAGTTCGCGATGTTCTTCCTCGCCGAGTACGTCAACATGGTGATCGTCTCGGCGTTCTGCACGACGCTGTTCCTCGGCGGCTGGATGTTCCCGTTCGTCGGGCTGGACTCGCCGCTGAACCAGGGGTGGCTGCCGCTGATCTGGTTCGCCGTCAAGCTGTTCGCGCTGCTGTTCGGGTTCATCTGGCTGCGCGGCACGCTGCCGCGGTTCCGGTACGACCAGTTCATGAAGCTGGGCTGGAAGGTCCTGGTGCCGGCGAACCTGGTGTGGATCGTCGTGGTCGTGGCGTTCCGCGCGATCCGGCAGAATGGCGGGCTGTCCACGTCCCAGGTCGTGATCGGCGTGGTCATCGTGGCCGTCGTCGCGATCGCCGTCGCGCTGCTCGTGCCGGACCGGCGCCCGCCCGAGGACGACCGCGTGCCGATCACCGGTGGCGGCTTCCCGCTGCCGCCGCTGGACTTGCACGTGCCGCAGGTGCCGGACCGCGCCGCCGCCGCGAAACGGAAGGGCCGGCGTGCGGTTCCGGCCGCCACAGAACCTGCGCAGGTTGGGAGTTCCGATGGGAATGTTTGATCCCCTCAAGGGTTTCGGGGTCACTTTCTCGATGATGTTCAAGAAGGTGGCGACGGAGGAGTATCCGGAGATCGGTGCGCCTGCCGCGCCGCGCTACCACGGGCGGCACCAGCTCAACCGGCACCCGGACGGGCTGGAGAAGTGCGTCGGCTGCGAGCTGTGTGCGTGGGCCTGCCCGGCGGACGCGATCTTCGTCGAGGGCGGTGACAACACCGAGGACGCGCGGTACTCGCCGGGCGAGCGGTACGGCATGGACTACCAGATCAACTACCTGAGGTGCATCGGCTGCGGCCTGTGCGTCGAAGCCTGCCCCACGCGCTCCCTGACGATGATCAACTTCTACGAGATCGCCGACGACGACCGCCAGCGGCTGATCTACACCAAGGAGGACCTGCTGGCCCCGCTGCTGCCGGGCATGGAGCAGCCCCCGCACCCCATGCGCCTGGGCAACAGCGAGCAGGACTACTACGTCAACGGCCCGGAACTGGCTCGTGGCCGAGGGGTCCCCACAGGCGAGACAGTCGAGACGGCCCACGAGGAGGTCATCGGATGACCAGCTCGTTCGCTATGGCTGCCAGTGGCGGGGGCGGTGTTTCCCGGGGGCGCGGGTCGCTGGTTGTGCCCGCCGCTGGCTCGGGTGTGTCCGGGGCTCCCGGCTCGCTCGCTGTCACCGCCGCTGACTCGGGTGCTTCCCGGGCTCGCGGCTCGCTCGCGGTGCCCCCCGCTGGTGTGGCCGGCGTGTCCCGGGCTCGTGACCCGCTGGCTGTTACCGCCGCTGGCTCGGGTGTTTCCGGGGCTCGTGGCTCGCTCGCGGTGCCCCCCGCTGGCGTGGCCGGCGTGTCCCGGGCTCGTGACCCGCTGGCTGTCATCGCCGCTGGCTCGGGTGTTCCCCGAGTTCGTGGCCCGCTCGCTGTGCCCCCCGCTGGCTCAGGTGCCGGGATCGCGCTGGTTCGCGGCGGCTGGCCCGCGGCGGTCACCGCGGCATCCGGTGGCACGCAGGCCCTGATCGCGCGAGCGACGCGTGGCTCCGAAACGTCCCCCGTGGTAGCCGCTCCGCCTCCCGCAGTCGTCGGCGCACCCGCGTCGTCGGTGGCGACCGCCGCCGGCACCCAGATGGAGGTGGCCGGATGCTGACCTCACTGGTTCTCGCACAGGCGATCGACCAGAGCACGTCGACCGGAGAGGCGGTCGCCTTCTGGATCCTCGGGCCCATCGCCCTCCTCGGCGCGCTCGGGCTGATCTTCGCCCGCAGCGCGGTCCACTCGGCACTGTTCCTCGCGATGACGATGTTCTCGCTCGCCGTGCTGTACATGGTCCAGCAGGCGCCGTTCCTGGGCTTCACCCAGATCATCGTCTACACCGGCGCGATCATGATGCTGTTCCTGTTCGTGCTGATGCTCGTCGGCAGGGAAAGCTCCGACTCGGTGGTCGAAGTCCTTCGTGGACAGCGGCTCTGGGCCGGCATCCTCGGCATCGGCATCGCGGGGCTGATCGTCACCGGGCTGCTGAACGCGCTGTCGAACGTCAGCCCGGCACCCGCGCCCAACGGCACCGCGGGCGGTCTCGGCCGGCTGGTCTTCACCACCTACCTGTTCCCGTTCGAGCTCACCTCGGCGCTGCTGATCACCGCCGCGCTCGGCGCGATGGTGCTGGCGTTCAACGAGAAGCGCGGCCGTCGCACGCAGAAGGAGCTGGTCGAGGCCCGGTTCCGCGGCGAGTACGAGCGGATCTCGCCGAAGCCAGGCCCCGGTGTCTTCGCGACCTCGCACTCGGTGACGACTCCCGCCCTGCTGCCCGACGGCACGGTCGCGCAGGACTCGCTGTCCGCGATCATCGAGTCCACGCCGACCGCCCAGCTCGAAGCGGAGCGGAAGTTCGTGGAGGGCAAGGAGCCACACCCGGACGCGCACGCGCTGACCGGTTCGGAGGAGAAGAAGTGACTCCCACCTAC
Proteins encoded in this region:
- a CDS encoding NADH-quinone oxidoreductase subunit J — its product is MLTSLVLAQAIDQSTSTGEAVAFWILGPIALLGALGLIFARSAVHSALFLAMTMFSLAVLYMVQQAPFLGFTQIIVYTGAIMMLFLFVLMLVGRESSDSVVEVLRGQRLWAGILGIGIAGLIVTGLLNALSNVSPAPAPNGTAGGLGRLVFTTYLFPFELTSALLITAALGAMVLAFNEKRGRRTQKELVEARFRGEYERISPKPGPGVFATSHSVTTPALLPDGTVAQDSLSAIIESTPTAQLEAERKFVEGKEPHPDAHALTGSEEKK
- the nuoI gene encoding NADH-quinone oxidoreductase subunit NuoI → MGMFDPLKGFGVTFSMMFKKVATEEYPEIGAPAAPRYHGRHQLNRHPDGLEKCVGCELCAWACPADAIFVEGGDNTEDARYSPGERYGMDYQINYLRCIGCGLCVEACPTRSLTMINFYEIADDDRQRLIYTKEDLLAPLLPGMEQPPHPMRLGNSEQDYYVNGPELARGRGVPTGETVETAHEEVIG
- the nuoH gene encoding NADH-quinone oxidoreductase subunit NuoH — encoded protein: MTPLLAQEQLTRAELLADDPWWLILIKAVVILLIGPILTILLIVWERKAVGRMQNRPGPNRVGPNGYLQSLADAIKLPFKEQIIPDTADRKVYFLAPVIAVVPSLIALAAIPFGPEVSIFGQRTVLQLVDLPVGVLVILACSSVGVYGIVLAGWSSGSPYPLLGGLRSAAQVISYEIAMGLSIVAVVLYAQSMSTGDIVNAQAHGWYFYLTIPSFVIYLISMVGETNRAPFDLPEAESELVGGFHTEYSSMKFAMFFLAEYVNMVIVSAFCTTLFLGGWMFPFVGLDSPLNQGWLPLIWFAVKLFALLFGFIWLRGTLPRFRYDQFMKLGWKVLVPANLVWIVVVVAFRAIRQNGGLSTSQVVIGVVIVAVVAIAVALLVPDRRPPEDDRVPITGGGFPLPPLDLHVPQVPDRAAAAKRKGRRAVPAATEPAQVGSSDGNV
- a CDS encoding NADH-quinone oxidoreductase subunit G encodes the protein MTMAPEEPKTETPVPEGHVKLTIDGEEVIAPKGELLIRTAERLGTVIPRFCDHPLLDPAGACRQCLVEVEMGGRPMPKPQASCTMTVADGMVVKTQLTSPVADKAQQGVMELLLINHPLDCPVCDKGGECPLQNQAMAHGRAESRFVDTKRTFPKPLPISTQVLLDRERCVLCQRCTRFSAQIAGDPFIELLERGAHQQIGTAETADVLDMASRTSSGKPFQSYFSGNTIQICPVGALTSAQYRFRSRPFDLVSSPSVCEHCSSGCAERTDFRRGKVMRKLAGNDPEVNEEWICDKGRFAFRYAQAEDRIRRPLVRDSSGVLREASWTEALRVAATGLAKARDARGVGVLAGGRLTLEDAYAYSKFARVALRTNDIDFRARAHSDEELSFLATQVVGTPQDDGVTFAALEKAPTVLCVAFEPEDEAPIVFLRLRKAARKRTAKIVHLGQWTTSSVRKTFGELLACPPGGEPAALAALASHAPDLDAALTAEGAVILVGERAAEVPGLFSAVHELAARTGARVAWIPRRAGERGALEAGAAPTLLPGGRPVTDAAARAEVESSWGVSVPAEPGRDTSGIVAALADGSLSGVLVGGVDPNDLPDPGLARRALEQADFVVSLELRPSDVTERADVVLPIAPDVEKAGSYLNWEGRRRPFDITLENTGALPDCRVLDTLAVEMDADLFTQTSAAAYGDLARLPLWVTRPPFVPVAASPAGRELDRGQVRLATWRQLLDNGSLQAGEPHLAGTARRAVARVSPVAARELGETVTVSNERGSITLPVEAADVPDGVVWLPADSDGSRVRATLGAGHGAEVSIEAGGER